A DNA window from Enterobacter asburiae contains the following coding sequences:
- the ybfF gene encoding esterase: MKLNTRAQTAQSPNNNSPIVLVHGLFGSLDNLGVLARDLVTDHDILQVDMRNHGLSGRSDEMTYAAMAQDLLDTLDANDLQKVTLIGHSMGGKAVMALTALAPDRISGLVVIDVAPVDYDVRRHDEIFAAINAVTEAGVATRQQAAAVMREYLEEEGVVQFLLKSFVDGQWRFNVPVLWDQYNNIVGWETVPAWPYPTLFIRGGNSPYVTDAYRDTLLAQFPQARAHVIAGAGHWVHAEKPDAVLRAIRRYLADTAN; the protein is encoded by the coding sequence ATGAAATTGAATACCCGAGCGCAAACTGCACAATCGCCGAACAATAATTCTCCCATCGTACTGGTTCACGGGCTTTTTGGCAGTCTGGATAACCTGGGCGTGCTGGCGCGCGATCTGGTTACCGACCACGATATTTTACAGGTCGATATGCGCAATCATGGTCTTTCCGGGCGTTCCGACGAGATGACCTACGCGGCGATGGCGCAGGATCTGCTGGATACGCTGGATGCCAACGACCTGCAAAAGGTGACCCTCATCGGGCATTCAATGGGTGGCAAAGCGGTGATGGCCCTGACGGCACTGGCCCCGGACCGTATTAGCGGCCTGGTGGTAATTGACGTCGCGCCCGTGGATTACGACGTCCGTCGTCACGACGAGATTTTTGCCGCCATCAATGCGGTCACAGAAGCGGGTGTCGCGACGCGCCAACAGGCGGCTGCCGTCATGCGTGAATATCTTGAAGAAGAAGGCGTCGTGCAGTTCCTGCTGAAGTCGTTTGTTGACGGGCAATGGCGTTTTAACGTGCCGGTGCTTTGGGATCAATACAATAACATCGTGGGCTGGGAAACCGTCCCCGCCTGGCCATACCCTACTCTCTTTATTCGCGGCGGAAACTCACCTTACGTTACCGACGCGTACCGCGACACGCTGCTGGCCCAATTCCCGCAGGCTCGCGCCCACGTGATTGCCGGTGCCGGGCACTGGGTGCATGCGGAAAAACCGGATGCCGTACTGCGCGCCATTCGCCGCTATCTTGCTGATACTGCAAATTGA
- the ybfE gene encoding LexA regulated protein, with the protein MAKEQTDRTTLDLFANERRPGRPKTNPLSRDEQLRINKRNQLKRDKNRGLKRVELKLNADAVDALNELADARNISRSELIEEMLLVQLETLRSQA; encoded by the coding sequence ATGGCCAAAGAACAAACGGACCGTACGACACTAGATCTGTTCGCGAATGAGCGTCGCCCGGGACGACCCAAGACGAATCCGCTTTCGCGCGATGAACAGCTGCGTATCAATAAACGCAACCAGCTTAAACGCGATAAAAATCGTGGGCTTAAGCGTGTCGAACTGAAGCTTAACGCCGACGCCGTCGACGCGCTGAACGAGCTGGCTGACGCGCGAAATATCAGCCGCAGCGAGCTCATTGAAGAGATGTTGCTCGTCCAGCTTGAGACGTTACGCAGCCAGGCATAA